One region of Mycobacterium riyadhense genomic DNA includes:
- a CDS encoding DUF6398 domain-containing protein, protein MSDSRRRRDAKRMRREARKARRQRHTSDEPPLLGDVRRALANPDPLALLTYVSMLMSLTDPRGKNPFMAPNEPEPPRREELVGMFIDVPCDETSALLTVFAEMIGDDEVLRARVRRELLLRPKIQLPWLAELSRIEVYRAVLMTHVLGDGDNVILGARIPGGHELACPVYIDHNLGTLVKDAFVVPEPIEELVAKYQEVTEDPDTRWEDLNLADAKACITAAIQRAAITVPPYESDTWPACRALVEWMIRGLPDGGMNFQRPEWDSKATANLAKRFLTSDEGVQFDDRDHRDLLDSLLWYGTDYGTGDPMRWSPVKVELLLADWLPRKIVDTAERLASAPDLLRAFVRFAHAEVGIRPDLTADALAEIDALEPEYQRIIRSPRPQGPAALLAAMGVYDEDNWLDEDPDADVGELILGELELDVGSRVVLDRLDDHALPDEPFSWQGIADDVVERVRAVLELTDRCCNDLFDVEARTACRRLLSRVAAGNAEVFRRKGRSETAAAAIVWIIGKVNDLLSLYWGPGLQVKDLMSYFGVKGSPSQRAETLLRAGGFECRTYDMHLGSPDYLTSTTRRRMIELRDRYSSETDA, encoded by the coding sequence ATGTCGGACAGCCGTCGCCGTCGCGACGCGAAGCGAATGCGCAGAGAGGCACGGAAGGCCCGGCGTCAGCGGCACACCTCGGACGAACCGCCGCTGCTCGGCGACGTGAGGCGCGCGCTCGCCAACCCGGATCCACTGGCTTTGCTGACGTACGTGAGCATGCTTATGTCCCTCACTGACCCGCGCGGCAAGAACCCGTTCATGGCTCCCAATGAGCCGGAGCCGCCGCGCCGCGAAGAACTCGTCGGCATGTTTATTGACGTTCCGTGCGACGAAACCTCCGCGCTGCTCACGGTATTCGCTGAGATGATCGGTGACGACGAAGTGCTGCGGGCACGGGTCCGCCGAGAGCTGTTGCTGCGTCCGAAAATTCAATTGCCGTGGCTTGCCGAGCTTTCCAGGATCGAAGTCTATCGAGCGGTGCTGATGACTCATGTTCTCGGCGACGGTGACAACGTCATTCTCGGAGCACGGATACCCGGCGGACATGAACTCGCCTGCCCGGTATACATCGACCACAACCTGGGGACGCTGGTCAAAGATGCCTTCGTCGTGCCCGAACCGATCGAGGAATTGGTCGCCAAATACCAGGAGGTAACGGAAGACCCCGACACGCGCTGGGAGGATCTCAACCTGGCTGACGCCAAAGCGTGCATCACCGCAGCGATCCAAAGGGCCGCGATCACCGTTCCACCGTACGAGTCAGACACGTGGCCGGCCTGCCGGGCTCTGGTCGAGTGGATGATCCGGGGACTGCCCGACGGTGGAATGAACTTTCAACGACCGGAGTGGGATTCGAAGGCCACCGCCAACTTGGCCAAGCGCTTCCTCACGTCCGACGAGGGCGTCCAGTTCGATGACCGGGATCATCGCGACCTCCTTGACTCGTTGCTGTGGTACGGCACCGACTACGGGACCGGTGATCCGATGCGCTGGAGCCCGGTGAAAGTCGAACTGCTACTTGCTGATTGGCTTCCCCGCAAGATCGTTGACACCGCGGAGCGGCTAGCTTCGGCGCCCGATCTGCTTCGGGCGTTCGTTCGGTTCGCCCACGCCGAGGTGGGGATACGGCCCGATCTGACCGCCGACGCGCTGGCTGAGATCGATGCCTTGGAGCCGGAGTATCAGCGGATCATCCGGTCGCCACGACCACAGGGTCCGGCGGCGTTGCTGGCGGCAATGGGCGTCTATGACGAGGACAACTGGCTCGATGAGGACCCCGACGCCGACGTCGGAGAATTGATACTTGGCGAGCTGGAGCTCGACGTCGGCAGTCGCGTGGTGCTCGACCGGCTCGACGACCACGCGTTGCCGGACGAGCCGTTCAGCTGGCAGGGCATCGCAGATGACGTCGTCGAACGTGTGCGGGCGGTTCTGGAACTGACCGACCGCTGCTGCAACGACCTTTTCGACGTCGAGGCCCGCACGGCCTGCCGACGCCTCCTTTCACGCGTCGCCGCCGGTAACGCGGAGGTGTTCCGGCGCAAGGGGAGATCGGAGACCGCGGCCGCGGCGATCGTGTGGATCATCGGAAAGGTCAACGATCTGCTCTCCCTCTATTGGGGGCCTGGGCTGCAGGTCAAGGACCTCATGAGCTACTTCGGGGTCAAGGGCAGCCCCTCGCAACGTGCCGAAACGCTGTTACGCGCTGGCGGATTCGAGTGCAGAACCTACGACATGCACCTTGGTTCGCCCGACTATCTGACCTCGACCACTCGGCGGCGGATGATCGAGTTGCGCGACCGCTACTCGTCGGAGACCGACGCTTGA
- a CDS encoding methyltransferase family protein: MSIGVKTIALSVLGLVVFGVLLFLPAGTFNYWQAWVFIAVFSLTTAWPSIYWAKRKPEVLQRRMSSGPMAETRPAQKIIVLGIQLWFAGLLVVSALDHRFGWSSVPVPVVVLGDVLVVIGLGISLLVVEQNSFAAANIRVEAEQPLVSTGLYGRVRHPMYSGALIMAIGISLGLGSYWGLVLLIPGVIVLTFRIFDEEKALKQELPGYVEYTQQVHYRLVPHVW; the protein is encoded by the coding sequence ATGAGCATCGGTGTCAAGACAATCGCACTCAGTGTGTTGGGGCTGGTCGTCTTCGGCGTGCTGCTGTTCTTGCCTGCGGGCACATTTAATTACTGGCAGGCTTGGGTTTTCATCGCCGTGTTCTCGCTCACGACGGCCTGGCCCAGCATCTATTGGGCCAAGCGCAAGCCCGAGGTCCTGCAGCGACGGATGAGTTCCGGCCCCATGGCGGAAACCCGGCCCGCGCAGAAGATCATCGTCCTCGGCATACAACTGTGGTTCGCGGGATTGCTGGTGGTCAGTGCGCTCGACCACCGCTTTGGTTGGTCGAGTGTGCCCGTACCGGTCGTCGTGCTCGGCGATGTGCTGGTAGTGATTGGCCTAGGCATCTCCCTGCTTGTGGTGGAACAGAACAGTTTTGCGGCCGCCAACATCAGAGTCGAGGCGGAGCAACCACTGGTGTCCACGGGACTGTACGGGCGGGTGCGCCATCCCATGTATTCCGGAGCGCTGATCATGGCAATCGGCATTTCCCTTGGGCTGGGCTCCTACTGGGGGCTCGTCCTCCTCATCCCGGGCGTGATCGTTCTTACCTTCCGAATCTTCGATGAGGAGAAAGCGCTCAAGCAGGAATTGCCCGGATACGTCGAATACACGCAGCAGGTGCACTACCGGCTGGTGCCGCACGTGTGGTGA
- a CDS encoding DUF2652 domain-containing protein: MAIRRAVLLIADIGGYTQYMSWNRMHLAHAQQAVAGLLEAVIDTGKGLKLAKLEGDAAFFWAPNGDARLVCELLPAMRQSFVARRERYKKDAICDCRSCEQLGKLSLKFVTHVGEVAEQRVKRRIELAGVDVILVHRMLKNSVPIPEYVLMTDVVAECLDDSMRQLSKPLIHNFEGIGETSTFYLDLSTYEVSEAEPALGALGRLTAKLNLEMKSLPFVLGFKKPAAGFRNLGRAPREELPA, translated from the coding sequence ATGGCCATCCGGCGCGCCGTTCTGCTCATTGCCGACATCGGTGGATACACGCAGTACATGAGTTGGAACCGGATGCACCTGGCCCATGCGCAGCAAGCGGTGGCCGGACTGCTGGAGGCGGTCATCGACACCGGTAAAGGCCTCAAGCTGGCGAAGCTTGAGGGCGACGCCGCCTTCTTCTGGGCGCCTAACGGAGATGCCCGACTAGTGTGCGAATTGCTGCCGGCCATGCGGCAGTCGTTTGTGGCGCGGCGGGAGCGGTATAAAAAAGACGCCATCTGTGACTGCCGAAGCTGCGAACAATTGGGCAAGCTGTCCCTGAAATTCGTCACACACGTCGGCGAGGTAGCCGAGCAAAGGGTGAAGCGTCGTATCGAGCTCGCCGGTGTCGACGTCATCTTGGTCCATCGCATGCTGAAAAACTCAGTGCCCATACCGGAGTACGTGCTGATGACCGACGTCGTTGCCGAGTGTCTCGACGATTCGATGCGCCAGCTGTCAAAGCCGCTGATCCACAACTTCGAGGGCATCGGCGAAACCTCGACTTTCTACCTCGATCTTTCGACGTACGAGGTGTCGGAAGCGGAGCCAGCCCTCGGTGCCCTCGGCCGGTTGACGGCGAAGCTGAACCTCGAGATGAAGTCGTTGCCGTTTGTGTTGGGCTTCAAGAAGCCCGCGGCGGGTTTCCGCAACCTGGGTCGCGCCCCAAGGGAAGAGCTGCCGGCATGA
- a CDS encoding flavin monoamine oxidase family protein, with amino-acid sequence MSQISRREFLAATANLTSTGLAAACTSVRRRPLPAPSPQPAPPDTKSVLVVGAGMAGLSAARSLADAGWPVRLIEARNRIGGRVNTNRDWGLPLEMGASWIHGATNNPLVELAQKVQAQTSPTDYNKWTKLAVDPRLPSIKYDEARWRRFVAEACYQVDGGSLAAAVDAAANRAGLSDTERAELAFYVNTVIEEEYAADANELSVTTFDMGNYTSGPQLVVTSGYDAIPRLLAGGLPVVFNTSVNAIVQHGNSVTVRAGNQSFEGPAAIVTVPLGVLKSGAITFDPPLPDGHAHAVSTLGFGALAKTYFRFDRRTWDVANAFYQFLDSDDGMWAQWFSLPTAAGPIVLAFNAGHRGRYVESTAPSELIASALPIARQLFGNNIAPIEIKSSSWTVDPFALGSYSFHAPGSGLDDRRRLQEPVGDRLYLAGEAIGVDNPATVHGALLSGRYAAAQLMRRLR; translated from the coding sequence GTGTCCCAGATATCCCGTCGGGAGTTCTTGGCCGCAACAGCGAACCTAACCAGCACCGGACTGGCGGCCGCCTGCACATCGGTGCGTCGGCGGCCACTCCCCGCACCATCACCACAGCCGGCCCCACCCGACACCAAGTCCGTCCTCGTCGTCGGCGCCGGCATGGCGGGCTTGTCCGCCGCCCGCAGCCTTGCCGACGCCGGGTGGCCCGTGCGATTGATCGAAGCCCGCAATCGAATCGGTGGCCGGGTGAACACCAATCGCGACTGGGGTCTGCCGCTGGAAATGGGCGCGTCCTGGATTCACGGCGCGACCAACAATCCGCTCGTGGAGTTGGCCCAAAAAGTGCAGGCACAGACCAGTCCCACCGACTACAACAAGTGGACGAAACTGGCGGTAGACCCCCGGCTGCCGTCCATCAAATACGACGAGGCCAGGTGGCGGCGTTTCGTGGCGGAGGCCTGCTACCAGGTCGACGGCGGCTCCCTGGCTGCCGCCGTCGATGCAGCGGCCAATCGCGCAGGCCTCTCCGATACCGAGCGGGCCGAGTTGGCCTTCTATGTCAACACCGTGATCGAGGAGGAGTACGCCGCCGATGCGAACGAGCTCTCCGTCACGACGTTTGACATGGGTAACTACACCAGTGGCCCACAGCTCGTTGTCACCAGTGGCTACGACGCGATACCACGGTTACTCGCCGGCGGGCTCCCAGTCGTTTTCAACACATCCGTCAATGCCATTGTGCAGCACGGCAATTCCGTTACCGTTCGGGCCGGAAACCAGTCGTTCGAAGGACCCGCAGCGATCGTCACTGTTCCGCTGGGCGTGCTGAAGTCCGGTGCGATCACCTTCGACCCACCCCTACCCGACGGACACGCACACGCCGTGAGTACGTTGGGATTTGGCGCCTTGGCCAAGACCTACTTCCGCTTCGACCGGCGAACCTGGGACGTGGCCAACGCCTTCTACCAGTTCCTGGACTCCGACGACGGCATGTGGGCACAGTGGTTCAGCTTGCCAACCGCTGCGGGACCGATTGTGTTGGCTTTCAACGCAGGTCATCGCGGCCGGTACGTGGAGTCCACCGCCCCCAGCGAGTTGATAGCCAGCGCGCTGCCCATCGCACGACAACTGTTCGGCAACAACATCGCGCCGATCGAGATCAAATCGTCGAGTTGGACCGTGGACCCCTTTGCGCTCGGCTCGTACTCGTTCCATGCGCCCGGGTCCGGCCTTGACGACCGGCGCCGACTGCAGGAACCCGTCGGCGATCGGCTTTATCTGGCCGGTGAGGCCATCGGGGTGGATAATCCCGCAACGGTGCATGGTGCGCTGCTCAGTGGGCGATACGCGGCCGCCCAGCTGATGCGCCGATTGCGTTGA
- a CDS encoding alpha/beta fold hydrolase produces the protein MSARKSTRGGGGGQVPEALPPSRTLTVRATDGTPLHTQVFGPPDGYPIVLTHGIVCAVRAWAYQIADLATDYRVIAFDHRGHGQSGIPGRGGYSLKHLASDLDSVLDATLRPRERAVIVGHSMGGITIAAWSEQYRRKVASRADAVALINTTTGDLVRKVQLLPVPRGLSPARVLAARSLINAFGGVPLPDVMRIPTHYLVAVLAVAADADPSAANLVYELFVQTSPAGRGGCARMLVEELGSRYLNLDGLTVPTLVIGSERDRLTPISQSRKIAATAPNVVGLVELPGGHCSMLEQPQAVNSQLRALAESVTRDVRVRRISS, from the coding sequence ATGAGTGCTCGAAAGTCCACTCGTGGTGGTGGGGGCGGCCAGGTGCCCGAGGCTCTGCCGCCGAGCCGAACCCTGACCGTCCGTGCTACCGACGGCACCCCACTGCACACTCAAGTGTTCGGCCCGCCCGATGGCTACCCGATTGTGCTGACGCACGGCATCGTGTGCGCCGTCCGGGCGTGGGCCTACCAGATCGCCGACCTGGCCACCGACTACCGGGTGATCGCATTCGACCATCGCGGCCACGGACAGAGCGGCATCCCGGGACGGGGCGGCTACAGCCTCAAACACCTTGCGTCCGACCTCGATTCGGTACTGGACGCGACACTGCGCCCGCGCGAGCGTGCGGTGATCGTCGGACACTCGATGGGCGGCATCACCATTGCCGCGTGGTCCGAACAGTATCGCCGCAAGGTAGCCAGCCGCGCGGACGCCGTCGCGCTAATCAACACCACGACCGGGGACCTGGTGCGCAAGGTGCAGTTGCTGCCGGTGCCGCGCGGGTTGTCGCCGGCTCGGGTCTTGGCGGCCCGGAGTTTGATTAACGCCTTTGGCGGGGTTCCCCTGCCGGATGTGATGCGTATTCCGACTCACTACCTGGTCGCGGTGTTGGCGGTCGCGGCCGACGCCGACCCGAGCGCGGCGAATCTGGTCTACGAGCTCTTCGTGCAGACATCACCGGCGGGTCGCGGTGGGTGTGCGCGGATGCTCGTCGAGGAATTGGGATCGCGGTACCTCAACCTGGACGGTCTGACGGTGCCGACCCTGGTCATCGGCAGTGAACGTGATCGACTAACACCAATCAGCCAGTCCCGCAAGATCGCGGCCACCGCACCCAATGTCGTCGGGCTCGTGGAATTGCCCGGCGGCCATTGCTCGATGCTGGAACAGCCGCAGGCGGTGAACAGCCAGCTACGCGCGCTCGCCGAGTCGGTGACCCGGGACGTTCGGGTCCGTCGCATCAGCTCATAG
- a CDS encoding flavin monoamine oxidase family protein, with the protein MTNPARSVDIVVVGAGFAGLAAARELTRLGHDVLVFEGRDRVGGRSFTGSVAGLPADMGGTFVGPTQDAVLALAAELQVLTTPTHNDGKNVIQWRGVARVYRGTVPRLSLATLLDIGRLRWQFERISRNIPISAPWDARRARQLDDVSLGQWLRLVHATASSRDLMAMMARVTWGCEPDDVSMLHAARYVRAAGGLDRLLDVENGAQQDRFPAGTQTIAELAAAELGTRVVLNAPVRRIERHGAGVTVTSDRGEAEAGFVIVAVPPAHRAVIEFTPPLPREYEELARNWPQGRLSKAYAAYSTPFWRANGFSGQALSDKGPVFITFDVSPHADGPGVLLGFVDARAFDSLPAEQRRRDALRCFASLFGDDALKPLDYADYRWGTDGFAPGGPTAAVPPGSWTKYGRWLREPVGPIHWAGTETADEWTGFFEGAVRSGQRAAAEIAALL; encoded by the coding sequence GTGACAAACCCAGCGCGGAGTGTCGACATTGTCGTGGTGGGCGCCGGCTTCGCCGGGCTAGCCGCAGCCCGCGAGCTGACACGACTGGGTCACGACGTGCTGGTATTCGAAGGCCGCGATCGGGTGGGCGGCCGTTCGTTCACCGGCAGCGTCGCAGGTTTACCTGCGGACATGGGGGGCACGTTCGTCGGCCCCACCCAGGACGCGGTCCTGGCGCTGGCTGCCGAACTCCAAGTCTTGACCACCCCGACCCACAACGACGGCAAGAACGTGATCCAGTGGCGCGGTGTAGCACGCGTTTACCGTGGCACCGTCCCCAGGCTTTCGCTGGCCACGCTGCTCGACATCGGGCGGTTGCGTTGGCAATTCGAAAGAATTTCCCGCAACATCCCAATCTCCGCGCCGTGGGACGCGCGGCGAGCCCGGCAGCTCGACGATGTGTCGCTCGGTCAGTGGTTACGTTTGGTGCACGCGACGGCCTCCTCGCGCGACCTGATGGCCATGATGGCCAGGGTGACATGGGGGTGTGAACCCGACGACGTGTCGATGCTGCACGCCGCCCGCTATGTCCGCGCCGCCGGCGGCCTGGACCGGCTGCTCGACGTCGAGAACGGTGCCCAGCAGGACCGCTTCCCGGCGGGCACACAAACGATCGCCGAGCTGGCGGCGGCTGAACTCGGCACCCGAGTTGTGCTCAACGCGCCGGTCCGTCGCATCGAGCGGCACGGCGCCGGTGTCACCGTCACCTCCGATCGAGGCGAGGCCGAGGCCGGGTTCGTCATCGTGGCGGTCCCGCCGGCCCATCGCGCGGTCATCGAGTTCACTCCACCGCTGCCCCGGGAGTATGAGGAACTCGCCAGGAACTGGCCACAGGGGCGCCTGAGCAAGGCGTATGCGGCCTATTCGACGCCGTTCTGGCGAGCCAATGGGTTTTCCGGACAGGCCCTGTCCGACAAAGGACCAGTGTTCATCACCTTCGATGTCAGCCCCCATGCCGACGGGCCCGGCGTCCTGTTGGGGTTTGTCGATGCCCGAGCATTCGACTCGCTGCCCGCAGAGCAGCGCCGCCGCGATGCGCTGCGGTGCTTCGCGTCGCTGTTCGGCGACGACGCGCTCAAACCCCTCGATTATGCCGATTATCGTTGGGGCACAGATGGATTCGCGCCAGGTGGTCCGACGGCCGCGGTGCCCCCGGGGTCGTGGACGAAGTACGGGAGGTGGTTACGGGAGCCGGTAGGACCGATTCATTGGGCCGGCACCGAGACCGCGGACGAATGGACCGGTTTTTTCGAGGGTGCCGTGAGGTCCGGCCAGCGGGCCGCCGCGGAGATCGCAGCCTTGCTATGA
- a CDS encoding ThiF family adenylyltransferase, producing MFQDAEFAITRTLQASAEWSYEEAFSRNLGLISPSEQQRLRHSRVAIAGLGGVGGVNLVALARLGVGKFTIADPDVFELHNMNRQYGATRSTEGHLKAEVMRDVVLNINPEAEIRLSCEPVGPENATSFIDGADVFVDAIDAFEIDLRRLLYREAQQKGIYALGAGPFGFSTAWSVFDPTGMTFDRYYDLCDQMSAVEKFVAFVAGAAPSSTHRPYMDLSYIDLKNHTAPSAGLACHLASAVVAVEVLKILLGRGRIYSAPYFHQFDAYRGMYVRKRLRGGNRHPLQRLKRRRLLNFINQSNSAIQTG from the coding sequence ATGTTTCAGGACGCAGAATTCGCCATCACCAGGACGCTGCAGGCAAGCGCGGAATGGTCGTACGAAGAAGCCTTTTCACGCAACCTCGGGTTGATTAGCCCAAGCGAACAACAGCGCCTCCGACACAGCCGTGTGGCCATCGCTGGACTCGGCGGGGTGGGCGGTGTGAATTTGGTTGCGCTGGCGAGATTGGGGGTAGGAAAGTTCACCATCGCCGACCCCGATGTGTTTGAACTGCACAACATGAATCGGCAGTATGGTGCGACACGCTCGACGGAAGGCCACCTCAAGGCCGAAGTCATGCGCGATGTCGTCCTCAACATCAACCCCGAGGCGGAAATTCGCCTCTCGTGCGAACCCGTCGGGCCGGAGAACGCGACGAGCTTTATCGACGGAGCCGACGTTTTCGTGGACGCCATCGACGCCTTCGAAATCGACCTGCGCCGCCTGCTGTATCGCGAAGCGCAACAAAAGGGGATCTATGCCCTGGGCGCCGGCCCGTTCGGGTTCAGCACAGCCTGGTCGGTTTTCGATCCCACGGGTATGACGTTCGATCGGTACTACGATCTCTGCGACCAGATGAGCGCGGTGGAGAAGTTCGTCGCATTTGTCGCCGGAGCGGCGCCGTCGTCGACACATCGGCCCTACATGGATTTGTCCTACATCGATCTCAAGAATCACACCGCACCGTCGGCAGGCCTTGCATGTCATCTGGCGTCGGCTGTGGTCGCGGTCGAAGTGCTGAAGATCCTGCTCGGGCGTGGACGCATTTACTCGGCTCCCTACTTTCATCAGTTCGACGCCTATCGCGGCATGTATGTCCGGAAGCGCCTGCGGGGCGGCAATCGGCACCCTTTGCAGAGATTGAAGCGTCGTCGGCTACTCAACTTCATCAATCAATCGAACAGCGCGATCCAAACGGGATGA
- a CDS encoding cytochrome P450 has product MTLLPLAPKNPLPYRQRARAVRSFHTGVDQLRDAGGPVSRVTLGPKWLIPPIVVATSPEAIHDILTNRDGSLDKTSRVLSEFRRVMGDNLFDLPHAQWLPRRRTLQPVFTKQQVQRFGGHMADAAESVSSSWQDGHTINLDAECRKLTMRALGRAVLGMDLTEHVAEVTEPLRTALTYVVSRALHPLRAPAWLPTPARRRARAAAATLHSLAGTILRECRARPDTDAPLVQALIEAKDPLTNKRLSDRDIAAELILFLFAGHDTTATTLAYAMWQLGRHPEIQSRVAAEVTNLPDRQLTPQDVPRLPYTGQVLMEALRMCPPGATGTRMATRDVEIAGYRVEAGTLVAFGRMAVHRDPTLWDRPSTFDPDRFSPQHMKGHGRWQYLPFGAGPRSCIGDHFATLEATLGLATFIRRATVHSLHTDFPLTAPFTVIADGPIWARVQLRH; this is encoded by the coding sequence ATAACGTTGTTGCCGCTGGCCCCAAAGAATCCCCTGCCGTACCGGCAGCGGGCGCGCGCGGTCAGGTCATTTCACACCGGCGTCGATCAACTGCGGGACGCCGGTGGACCGGTTTCTCGGGTCACTTTGGGACCGAAATGGTTGATACCACCAATCGTTGTGGCCACGTCGCCCGAAGCCATTCACGACATCCTCACGAATAGGGACGGGTCCCTCGACAAGACCAGCCGGGTCCTGTCGGAGTTTCGCCGGGTGATGGGCGACAACCTCTTTGATTTGCCACATGCACAGTGGTTGCCGCGCCGGCGCACGCTGCAACCTGTGTTTACCAAACAACAGGTCCAGCGGTTTGGGGGACATATGGCCGACGCCGCCGAGTCGGTGTCGTCATCCTGGCAAGACGGGCACACGATCAATCTGGATGCGGAATGCCGCAAGTTGACAATGCGGGCTCTGGGGCGGGCGGTGCTGGGGATGGACTTGACCGAGCACGTCGCTGAGGTCACCGAGCCCCTGCGAACGGCGCTGACCTATGTGGTGAGCCGGGCGTTACATCCGCTGCGGGCCCCTGCCTGGTTACCGACCCCTGCGCGCCGCCGAGCCCGCGCCGCTGCCGCCACGCTCCACAGTCTGGCCGGGACGATCCTGCGGGAATGTCGGGCACGCCCCGATACGGACGCACCCCTGGTGCAAGCGTTGATAGAAGCCAAAGACCCACTCACCAATAAGCGCCTTTCTGACAGGGACATTGCCGCGGAGCTGATCCTTTTCTTGTTCGCCGGCCATGACACCACGGCGACAACACTGGCCTATGCGATGTGGCAGCTCGGCCGTCATCCTGAGATTCAGAGTCGCGTCGCCGCCGAGGTCACCAATCTGCCGGATCGGCAATTGACGCCGCAGGACGTCCCGCGGCTGCCCTACACCGGGCAAGTGCTCATGGAAGCCCTGCGAATGTGTCCACCGGGCGCCACCGGCACGCGCATGGCCACGCGTGACGTCGAAATCGCCGGCTATCGAGTGGAAGCCGGAACGCTGGTTGCATTCGGGCGCATGGCAGTGCATCGGGATCCGACATTGTGGGACCGGCCGTCGACATTCGACCCGGACCGGTTCAGTCCGCAGCACATGAAAGGCCATGGTCGTTGGCAATACCTACCTTTCGGCGCCGGCCCGCGGTCGTGTATCGGTGACCATTTCGCCACGCTGGAGGCCACGCTTGGTCTCGCGACATTCATCCGGCGCGCCACCGTGCACTCGTTGCACACAGATTTCCCATTGACCGCACCGTTCACCGTCATCGCCGACGGCCCGATCTGGGCTCGCGTCCAGCTCCGCCATTGA
- a CDS encoding class I SAM-dependent methyltransferase has translation MPIPLPPFNNDTTTYSWLHGWYYENVVAPAVLYTSYVIDEHFLEYLPSGAHILDVGSGGAQFTKHIADRRPDVTIIGIDLSQPQIRRAGKRMRDYGDRVQFQLGDATHLQFEDCSFDGVISYGSIKHWTSRDTGLAECIRVLKPSGPLLIVEVDRSMTFENAYAFVSRYRAPRFLRGPMLAMFRTWVAGRSIDMEDARAIASGLDLIDNDSRRIPNSPLLRISGRRAPAKAGSPAISSSA, from the coding sequence ATGCCGATACCATTACCGCCGTTCAATAACGACACCACGACCTATTCGTGGCTGCATGGGTGGTATTACGAGAATGTCGTGGCGCCGGCCGTCCTTTACACCAGCTATGTCATAGACGAGCACTTTCTGGAATACCTACCGTCTGGAGCCCACATTCTGGATGTCGGGTCCGGCGGCGCGCAATTCACAAAGCACATCGCCGATCGGCGACCCGATGTCACCATCATCGGCATCGATTTGTCACAGCCGCAGATTCGTCGGGCCGGCAAACGCATGCGCGACTACGGCGATCGGGTGCAGTTCCAACTCGGTGACGCAACCCATCTCCAATTCGAGGACTGCAGCTTTGACGGCGTTATCAGTTACGGCTCCATCAAACACTGGACATCGCGGGACACTGGCCTCGCCGAATGTATTCGGGTGCTCAAACCGTCGGGGCCGTTGCTGATCGTCGAGGTTGATCGCAGCATGACATTCGAAAATGCCTACGCATTCGTCTCTCGATACCGAGCACCACGATTCCTGCGTGGCCCAATGCTCGCCATGTTTCGAACCTGGGTCGCGGGTCGCTCGATCGACATGGAAGACGCGCGGGCCATCGCAAGCGGCCTCGATCTCATCGACAACGATTCCCGTCGCATCCCCAATTCACCGCTGCTCAGGATCTCCGGCCGCCGGGCCCCTGCGAAGGCCGGCAGTCCCGCTATCAGCTCCTCCGCCTAG